From the Roseateles sp. XES5 genome, one window contains:
- a CDS encoding acyl carrier protein — translation MIAEDRIHAVLADIFSDVFLRDDIVISNALSARDVEEWDSFKHIEIIMASEAAFGVKFTSAELDRLSTLGDMVKIIAERGKLPD, via the coding sequence ATGATCGCAGAAGACAGAATTCACGCCGTTCTGGCCGACATTTTCTCCGACGTTTTCCTGCGTGACGATATCGTCATCTCGAATGCGTTGTCGGCCCGCGATGTCGAGGAATGGGACTCCTTCAAGCATATCGAGATCATCATGGCGAGCGAGGCGGCCTTTGGTGTAAAGTTCACCTCGGCCGAACTCGACAGGCTCTCGACGCTCGGCGATATGGTGAAGATCATCGCCGAACGCGGCAAACTGCCGGACTGA
- a CDS encoding lipopolysaccharide assembly protein LapB gives MKSTEQRPDADALSFLKIGALRLYLMLARFAQKQRLQFARRIRLFSADGREFNRAVGAARRQHISGNLTGALALWEGVRERWPEDVTAYMMISSCARQLGQIDRAEAVTVEGLQRFPTEPNLVAETAQNLQARGDWVGSVAMWERIIDRNYAQPVWLHIYCYALLVCGEYDRLEAALNRFCALYPKDSSFLSLEAMLAGEREDWETAVRLWQVFRETFPNERVGWEHYGRAHQELEYARLAERGNDRSVAPMEQVKVDILDDEEARQLLIGFEGLGSDCEFGLAQRRFGAEPLSLLRFNAVTFGGLMTGLAMRFEGMGLQENTEMITLANGEYFVRDRRWGLGMHTFKFVGQIDGDLLFRKFCERVVFLRDKLLSDLGEGRKVFVFFAPGLALSDVKMLHAALREVGPVKLLHVTTADAALAQGLAAEGGGIDVVAPDLYIGYLSRTGRTATGAWDIAFDDWLTVCRKVRTAVDGG, from the coding sequence ATGAAGTCTACTGAACAACGGCCGGACGCCGACGCTTTGTCCTTTTTGAAGATAGGGGCACTGCGGTTGTACTTGATGCTCGCTCGCTTTGCACAGAAGCAGAGGCTTCAGTTCGCTCGGCGTATCCGTTTGTTTTCAGCGGACGGCCGCGAATTCAACCGTGCGGTTGGAGCGGCGCGCAGGCAGCATATCTCCGGTAACTTGACGGGGGCGCTCGCTCTTTGGGAGGGCGTGCGGGAACGCTGGCCGGAGGATGTGACGGCCTATATGATGATCTCATCCTGCGCTCGCCAGCTGGGGCAGATCGATCGTGCCGAAGCGGTGACGGTCGAAGGCTTGCAGCGTTTTCCCACGGAGCCCAACCTTGTTGCCGAGACCGCGCAGAATCTGCAGGCGCGGGGCGATTGGGTCGGTAGTGTGGCGATGTGGGAGCGCATTATCGATCGCAATTACGCTCAGCCTGTCTGGCTGCATATCTACTGCTATGCGCTGCTAGTCTGCGGCGAGTATGACAGGCTCGAGGCAGCCCTGAATAGGTTCTGTGCCCTTTATCCGAAGGACAGTAGCTTCCTTAGCCTTGAAGCCATGTTGGCCGGTGAACGGGAAGATTGGGAAACGGCCGTCCGGCTATGGCAAGTGTTTCGCGAGACCTTTCCCAATGAGCGGGTTGGCTGGGAGCATTATGGTCGCGCGCATCAGGAACTAGAATATGCGCGCCTGGCCGAACGCGGCAACGACCGCTCGGTAGCGCCGATGGAGCAGGTCAAGGTCGATATCCTGGATGACGAGGAGGCGCGCCAGCTTCTGATCGGCTTCGAGGGGCTGGGCAGCGACTGCGAATTTGGCCTCGCGCAGCGTCGTTTCGGCGCCGAACCGCTGAGCTTGCTGCGCTTCAACGCGGTGACCTTCGGCGGTCTTATGACGGGTCTCGCCATGCGCTTTGAAGGCATGGGCCTGCAGGAAAACACCGAAATGATCACGCTTGCGAACGGCGAGTACTTCGTGCGCGATCGTCGTTGGGGCCTCGGCATGCACACGTTCAAGTTCGTCGGGCAGATCGACGGCGATCTTCTTTTCCGCAAGTTCTGCGAACGGGTCGTTTTCCTTCGCGACAAGCTGCTTTCCGACCTTGGCGAGGGACGCAAGGTTTTCGTTTTCTTTGCGCCCGGGCTTGCGCTCAGCGACGTGAAGATGCTGCATGCGGCGTTGCGGGAGGTCGGGCCGGTCAAACTGCTGCACGTCACCACGGCGGATGCGGCCCTGGCGCAGGGGCTTGCGGCCGAAGGTGGCGGGATCGATGTCGTTGCACCGGACCTTTACATCGGCTATCTCAGCCGGACCGGCCGAACGGCGACCGGTGCTTGGGACATAGCCTTCGACGACTGGCTCACCGTCTGCCGCAAGGTCAGAACGGCAGTCGACGGCGGCTGA
- a CDS encoding SDR family NAD(P)-dependent oxidoreductase encodes MTADILAQRTFTLEDQQIFARLTGDANPIHVDPLAARRSLAGAPLVHGVHLLVWGLDALCRHLEPSVTLCSLRVNFEKMVPIGTRVEAVLADRKADRVRLEIRLDGRPAAVVLVGLSTPAQRQPVFLHGQAFTPSQPLSLSLAEMAALAGHVVPRPEAAALAGLFPALASRIGQRRIIGLAAATFLVGMVCPGLHSIFRSLDLAAAEEAAVDEALHFAVSSLDERFRMVRIALSGAGWTGRIDAHIRPEPVVQPAMPEIAARIGATAFAGVQALVVGGSRGLGETLAKVLAAGSAEVAITYRTGKDDAERVAREIRETGGRCHVLAYDVTAGVAEGLRIAGFSPNQLYYLATPTIRPGNSAYNAARFVEYAAFYVDGFARVVEMVAASADEKLDVFYPSTVFIEDAPTGFAEYAMAKAAGELLCREFQSRGIVRKVLVERLPRLLTDQTRTLAEENFPDTVDVLAGIAMKMHRGATE; translated from the coding sequence ATGACGGCCGATATCCTCGCCCAGCGCACCTTTACGCTGGAAGATCAACAGATTTTCGCGCGCCTGACGGGCGATGCCAACCCGATCCATGTGGATCCGCTCGCCGCCCGGCGCAGCCTTGCCGGCGCACCGCTGGTGCATGGCGTGCACCTTCTCGTCTGGGGGCTCGATGCGCTGTGCCGGCATCTGGAACCATCGGTTACCCTCTGTTCCCTGCGGGTCAATTTCGAGAAGATGGTCCCGATTGGCACGCGGGTGGAAGCCGTACTCGCCGACCGGAAGGCCGATCGCGTCCGGCTGGAAATCCGGCTCGATGGCCGGCCGGCCGCCGTGGTCCTCGTCGGCCTTTCCACACCCGCGCAGCGCCAGCCGGTATTCCTGCATGGGCAGGCCTTCACTCCCTCGCAGCCGCTGTCGCTTTCCCTTGCCGAGATGGCGGCGCTTGCCGGCCATGTCGTTCCGAGGCCGGAGGCGGCTGCACTTGCCGGCCTTTTTCCTGCACTCGCTTCCCGGATCGGGCAACGGCGGATCATCGGCCTGGCCGCCGCCACCTTCCTCGTCGGCATGGTGTGCCCCGGCCTGCATTCGATTTTCCGCAGCCTTGATCTTGCCGCGGCCGAAGAGGCTGCGGTCGACGAGGCGTTGCACTTTGCTGTTTCCTCCCTTGACGAGCGCTTCCGTATGGTGCGGATAGCCCTATCGGGGGCGGGTTGGACGGGGCGTATCGACGCGCATATCCGCCCGGAGCCTGTGGTTCAGCCCGCAATGCCAGAGATTGCCGCTCGTATCGGCGCGACAGCCTTCGCGGGTGTTCAGGCGCTTGTCGTGGGCGGATCGCGTGGTCTCGGCGAAACGCTGGCGAAGGTTCTTGCCGCAGGATCGGCGGAAGTGGCGATCACCTACCGCACCGGGAAGGACGATGCGGAACGGGTTGCGCGTGAAATCCGCGAAACCGGCGGCCGTTGCCATGTCCTTGCCTATGATGTGACCGCTGGCGTTGCGGAGGGGCTGCGGATCGCCGGCTTTTCGCCGAACCAGCTCTACTATCTCGCAACCCCCACCATCCGGCCCGGCAACAGCGCCTACAATGCGGCGCGCTTTGTCGAATATGCCGCCTTCTACGTCGATGGTTTTGCGCGGGTGGTCGAGATGGTCGCTGCGAGCGCGGACGAAAAACTTGACGTGTTCTATCCATCGACCGTGTTCATCGAGGATGCGCCGACAGGGTTTGCGGAATATGCGATGGCCAAGGCAGCCGGTGAGCTTCTCTGCCGTGAATTCCAGTCGCGCGGGATCGTGCGGAAGGTGCTGGTGGAGCGCCTTCCACGCCTGCTGACCGACCAGACGCGAACACTCGCGGAAGAGAACTTTCCCGACACGGTCGATGTCCTCGCCGGCATTGCCATGAAAATGCACAGGGGCGCGACAGAGTAG
- a CDS encoding methyl-accepting chemotaxis protein, with protein sequence MKISDLSISRKVGLLVLLMGIAAGTIATVGSRGLTSLGAALQDTGAREEVAREAMDLRVDVIAISRMTYQLAMAPEKAADFAAETEKRAAEMLDRLPKIASTADATEQKQLDAIRAALAPYFEDIRAMVAVAGSDKGQDRAALLAALDKALDGQKAVTAAIKEYSAYSADTLSGSRAVAISRSTTTQILLLATAFVCIVAGMLLAMLFARNGIVRPIQLLTGVMSNLAAGKLDDAIPCADRKDEIGAMARTLDVFRANEMQMREMEAQEAALQAQSKDLQSNISTIVGAAAAGDFSRRITKAYEDADLSRFATSVNELVENVDRGVTEVRRVIASLSHADLTQEMAGHFQGDFAELQANVNGAMLTLRSTMGGILTTAGTITGNSRELSAAADQLAHRTEQQAASLEETAAALEEITTTVKTSTTRAIEASEIVREAKDSADKSGEIVQSAIDAMGRIEQASRQMEEIISVIDGIAFQTNILALNAAVEAARAGEQGRGFAVVAGEVRSLAQRSAEAAKEIKTLINASAGEVKGGVSLVLSTGDVLSEIKDLVNRVNDHVVSITRAAQEQSAALGEINTAVTQLDQMTQQNAALVEESAAASQVLASEAAQLQSALSQFHIGEGRGQTVRHRRAA encoded by the coding sequence ATGAAAATCTCCGATCTCTCCATTTCGCGGAAAGTCGGCCTGCTCGTGCTCCTGATGGGTATTGCGGCCGGCACCATCGCCACGGTCGGCAGCCGCGGTCTCACTTCGCTGGGCGCCGCGCTTCAGGATACCGGTGCGCGCGAGGAAGTCGCCCGCGAGGCCATGGACCTGCGCGTCGACGTCATCGCGATCAGCCGCATGACCTATCAGCTCGCCATGGCGCCGGAAAAGGCGGCCGATTTTGCCGCCGAGACGGAAAAGCGCGCCGCGGAAATGCTGGATCGCCTGCCGAAGATCGCCTCCACCGCTGATGCGACCGAACAGAAGCAGCTCGACGCGATCCGCGCTGCCCTGGCACCCTATTTCGAGGATATCCGCGCCATGGTCGCCGTGGCCGGTTCCGACAAGGGCCAGGACCGCGCCGCGCTGCTCGCCGCGCTCGACAAGGCCCTGGATGGCCAGAAGGCCGTGACCGCCGCGATCAAGGAATATTCGGCCTATTCCGCCGACACGCTCTCCGGCTCGCGGGCCGTCGCGATCTCCCGCTCGACGACAACGCAGATCCTGCTGCTCGCAACCGCTTTTGTCTGCATCGTCGCGGGCATGCTGCTCGCGATGCTCTTTGCCCGCAACGGCATCGTGCGTCCGATCCAGTTGCTGACCGGCGTGATGTCGAACCTGGCGGCCGGCAAGCTCGATGACGCGATCCCCTGCGCCGACCGCAAGGACGAGATCGGCGCCATGGCACGCACGCTCGACGTTTTCCGCGCCAACGAGATGCAGATGCGCGAGATGGAAGCGCAGGAAGCCGCCCTGCAGGCGCAGAGCAAGGACCTGCAATCGAACATCAGCACCATCGTCGGGGCCGCCGCCGCCGGCGATTTCTCCCGCCGCATCACCAAGGCCTATGAGGACGCGGACCTCAGCCGTTTCGCCACGAGCGTCAACGAATTGGTGGAAAATGTCGACAGGGGCGTCACCGAGGTGCGCCGCGTGATCGCCTCGCTTTCCCATGCCGACCTGACGCAGGAAATGGCCGGTCATTTCCAGGGCGACTTCGCAGAGCTTCAGGCCAACGTCAATGGTGCGATGCTGACGCTGCGCAGCACGATGGGCGGTATCCTCACCACCGCCGGCACCATCACCGGCAATTCCCGCGAGCTTTCCGCCGCCGCCGACCAGCTTGCCCACCGCACGGAGCAGCAGGCCGCCTCGCTGGAGGAGACCGCTGCTGCACTGGAAGAAATCACCACCACGGTGAAGACCTCCACGACCCGCGCCATCGAGGCGTCCGAAATCGTGCGCGAAGCCAAGGACAGCGCCGACAAGTCCGGTGAGATCGTGCAGAGCGCCATCGATGCCATGGGCCGCATCGAGCAGGCCTCGCGGCAGATGGAGGAGATCATCTCCGTGATCGACGGCATCGCCTTCCAGACCAATATCCTGGCGCTGAACGCCGCGGTGGAAGCCGCCCGCGCCGGCGAACAGGGCCGCGGTTTCGCCGTGGTGGCCGGCGAGGTGCGCAGCCTCGCCCAGCGCTCGGCCGAGGCCGCCAAGGAGATCAAGACCCTGATCAATGCCTCGGCCGGCGAAGTGAAGGGCGGGGTCTCGCTGGTGCTGTCGACCGGCGACGTGCTCTCCGAGATCAAGGACCTTGTCAACCGCGTCAACGACCACGTCGTCTCGATCACCCGCGCCGCCCAGGAACAGTCCGCCGCCCTTGGCGAAATCAACACGGCTGTCACCCAGCTGGACCAGATGACCCAGCAGAACGCCGCCCTGGTCGAGGAATCGGCCGCCGCCAGCCAGGTCCTTGCCAGTGAAGCTGCCCAACTGCAGTCGGCCCTCTCGCAGTTCCACATCGGCGAGGGACGCGGCCAGACCGTGCGGCATCGCCGCGCGGCCTAG
- a CDS encoding ABC transporter ATP-binding protein produces the protein MIRFTNVSKHFKTKSHKKIILDRANIEFQRGYSYGILGVNGAGKSTTMRMIAGTMLPNSGRITKDVRVSWPLGFSGGFNNEMTGKENLNFVARAYGEDVRRVSRFVEEFAELGDYINAPVKTYSSGMAARLAFGLSMAVEFECYLVDEVTAVGDARFQQRCKDAFDSRRKNADIIMISHGMDTIKAYCEKGFLLVDGRMMYYEDIEQAIEAYYRLNR, from the coding sequence ATGATCCGTTTCACCAATGTCTCGAAGCACTTTAAGACAAAGAGCCACAAGAAGATTATTCTCGATCGCGCCAATATAGAATTCCAGCGCGGCTATTCCTACGGCATTCTCGGGGTCAACGGCGCCGGGAAATCGACGACCATGCGCATGATCGCGGGAACGATGCTGCCGAATTCGGGTCGCATCACCAAGGATGTGCGGGTCTCCTGGCCGCTCGGTTTCTCCGGTGGCTTCAACAACGAAATGACGGGCAAGGAAAACCTCAACTTCGTCGCCAGGGCCTATGGCGAGGATGTCAGGCGCGTGTCCCGATTTGTCGAGGAATTCGCTGAACTCGGGGACTATATCAACGCTCCGGTGAAAACCTATTCCTCCGGCATGGCCGCACGTCTCGCCTTCGGTCTGTCGATGGCCGTTGAATTCGAGTGTTATCTCGTTGACGAAGTGACGGCAGTGGGTGACGCGCGCTTCCAGCAGCGCTGCAAGGATGCGTTCGATAGTCGCCGCAAAAACGCGGACATCATCATGATTTCCCATGGCATGGATACCATCAAGGCCTACTGCGAGAAGGGCTTTTTGCTCGTGGACGGGCGGATGATGTATTATGAAGATATAGAACAGGCCATCGAAGCCTACTACCGGCTGAATCGGTGA
- a CDS encoding aldose epimerase family protein: protein MGASNEIFGHLPSGEAVERITLSGGGLTAQVLTWGAIIQDLRLDGHVAPLVLGFEDLPSYLAHSPYFGATPGRCANRIAGGRFVLDGTPYQLECNERGVTHLHGGSDGIGQQNWRVAVQGADFVTLAFTDPAGRAGYPGNCAITCTYRLSGDGTLAVVYEATADAPTPVNLCQHSYFNLDGGADALDHEIRLAADHYLPVDETLIPTGEIRPVAGTSFDLTGWTPFRRQVEPGGIAFDHNFCLSDERREKRRVATVRSSLSGVSLDVLTTEPGVQLYTGAHVNPSVAGLGGRRYGAFAGFCLETQIWPDAVNHAHFPSAVLRPGETLRQETNYVFRKG, encoded by the coding sequence GTGGGTGCATCCAATGAAATCTTCGGCCACCTTCCTTCGGGCGAGGCGGTCGAGCGCATCACGCTTTCCGGCGGCGGTCTCACCGCGCAGGTGCTGACCTGGGGCGCGATCATCCAGGATCTGCGCCTTGACGGGCATGTGGCCCCCCTCGTGCTCGGCTTCGAGGATCTTCCATCCTATCTCGCCCACTCTCCCTATTTCGGCGCGACGCCGGGGCGTTGTGCCAATCGTATCGCCGGTGGACGCTTCGTCCTCGATGGCACGCCGTATCAGCTCGAATGCAACGAACGCGGCGTCACCCACCTGCATGGCGGCAGCGATGGCATCGGCCAGCAGAACTGGCGCGTCGCGGTGCAGGGTGCGGATTTCGTCACGCTGGCCTTTACCGATCCTGCCGGCCGCGCCGGCTATCCAGGCAATTGCGCGATCACCTGCACCTATCGGCTCTCCGGCGACGGCACGCTTGCCGTCGTCTATGAAGCGACGGCGGACGCACCGACGCCGGTCAATCTCTGCCAGCACAGCTATTTCAATCTCGATGGCGGTGCCGACGCTCTCGATCACGAAATCCGCCTTGCGGCCGACCATTACCTGCCCGTCGATGAAACGCTCATCCCCACCGGCGAAATCCGCCCCGTCGCCGGAACGTCCTTCGACCTGACCGGCTGGACGCCCTTCCGCCGTCAGGTGGAGCCGGGTGGCATCGCCTTCGACCACAATTTCTGCCTTTCCGACGAACGGCGGGAAAAGCGACGGGTGGCCACGGTGCGCAGTTCCCTTTCCGGCGTTTCCCTTGACGTTCTCACCACGGAGCCCGGCGTGCAGCTCTATACCGGCGCCCATGTGAACCCGTCCGTCGCCGGTTTGGGTGGCCGGCGTTACGGCGCCTTCGCCGGTTTCTGCCTGGAAACGCAGATCTGGCCGGATGCCGTCAACCATGCGCACTTCCCCTCGGCGGTGCTGCGGCCTGGCGAAACGCTACGGCAGGAAACGAACTACGTCTTCCGAAAGGGCTGA
- a CDS encoding bifunctional 2-polyprenyl-6-hydroxyphenol methylase/3-demethylubiquinol 3-O-methyltransferase UbiG yields MMSGRGKRWRSLFKRQERQASPQQEILAFDSYETRAPSAQNCVDVIPGWNTRFPDEIGVVAGNVIDFTDERIIWALERFGDVRDRNVLEIGPMEGAHSALLERHGANVTAVEASKNAFLKCLITKEIAGLKRTRFLLGDCVPFLEENQTRYDLIVASGVLYHMRDPLRFLQAVASRTDTLYLWTSCIDEAAKVETAETEVYRREREDVAFRDHPVTLYRRGYLGAEHTAKFCGGIFDDPRWMDRSSLLDTLRLLGFTSIEIAHEAKPLPLEPCLSIFARKG; encoded by the coding sequence ATGATGAGTGGCAGAGGGAAGCGTTGGCGTTCTCTTTTCAAGAGACAGGAGCGGCAGGCCTCGCCACAACAGGAAATCCTAGCTTTCGACAGCTATGAAACGCGCGCGCCATCGGCGCAGAACTGCGTCGATGTCATTCCCGGCTGGAACACGCGTTTTCCTGACGAGATCGGTGTCGTCGCCGGCAACGTGATCGACTTCACCGACGAGCGAATCATCTGGGCACTTGAACGCTTCGGCGATGTGCGCGATCGCAACGTGCTGGAGATCGGCCCGATGGAAGGGGCGCATTCCGCTCTGCTGGAGCGGCACGGCGCCAATGTTACTGCGGTCGAGGCCAGCAAGAACGCCTTCCTCAAATGTCTGATCACCAAGGAGATCGCCGGGTTGAAGCGTACGCGCTTCCTGCTCGGCGACTGTGTTCCCTTCCTGGAGGAGAACCAGACGCGCTACGACCTCATCGTTGCGAGCGGCGTGCTCTACCATATGCGCGACCCGCTTCGCTTCCTGCAAGCCGTCGCCAGCCGGACCGATACGCTTTATCTCTGGACGAGCTGCATCGATGAGGCGGCGAAGGTCGAGACGGCCGAGACCGAAGTTTACAGGCGCGAGCGCGAGGATGTTGCGTTCCGCGATCACCCGGTAACGCTCTATCGTCGGGGCTATCTCGGTGCGGAGCACACGGCGAAATTCTGTGGCGGCATTTTCGACGATCCGCGCTGGATGGACCGTTCGAGCTTGCTCGATACATTGCGGCTCCTCGGCTTCACGTCGATCGAAATCGCGCATGAGGCGAAGCCGCTCCCGCTGGAGCCGTGCCTCTCCATCTTTGCCCGAAAGGGATAA
- a CDS encoding HAD family hydrolase, with protein MALSPDLYFLPAVPEDWRMRLRALAAAQASPEAWAESIALAGFALNFTQASALDTIVHRLFTTVPEDLLSTTPERLAVLSSATTTHLLPSLRVSALRRGIWLDTWENDYGLYHQAVLDRDTPLEAFAPTAVLFSLDAEHATRGISACRVLTEAEQQKESLLAMLEALWARSVERFGAQVLQQTLLPRLPETLGGNEHCNPGSAAAHLRAINEALRPRTAAAGVGLVGLDVRAATDGLAAWFNPALWFKSKQEINPAAAPMFGELPLRQIAARKGKVAKCCVLDLDNTLWGGVVGDHGINGIVVGQGSAEAESFSAIQAYAASLRRRGILLAVCSKNDESVARRAFEENPNMTLKAGDFAAFVANWEDKPSNLRRIARELNIGLDSLVFVDDNPFERDLVRQTLPMVFVPELPEEPALIPAALSDAGCFESLALTVEDFDRAGLYAPERRMPDLTDPSTDLPAYLASLGMTMKWGNVDDASRARVTQLINKTNQFNVTTRRYTEAQVKAMEADETGFCLHFRLLDRFGDNGLIGVVIGRLGAAATIEIDSWLMSCRVLGRQVEEAMLNVVVAEAAARRARRVVGVYLPTERNGMVAELYPRLGFAPLSADETGRTFVLELDAFTPHTPPIQAERIA; from the coding sequence ATGGCTCTCAGCCCCGATCTTTACTTCCTGCCGGCCGTTCCGGAGGATTGGCGCATGCGCCTCAGAGCGCTCGCTGCGGCCCAGGCTTCGCCCGAGGCCTGGGCGGAGAGTATCGCGCTTGCCGGCTTCGCGCTGAACTTCACCCAGGCGAGTGCGCTCGACACTATCGTGCACCGGCTTTTCACCACGGTGCCGGAAGACCTCCTGTCCACCACGCCCGAGCGGCTTGCCGTCCTTTCCTCCGCGACGACGACGCACCTCCTGCCGTCGTTGCGTGTTTCGGCCCTGCGTCGTGGAATCTGGCTGGACACATGGGAGAACGACTACGGGCTATACCATCAGGCGGTCCTCGACCGTGACACGCCGCTCGAGGCTTTCGCGCCGACTGCCGTACTCTTCAGCCTCGATGCCGAACATGCAACACGCGGGATCAGTGCATGCCGCGTCCTCACCGAGGCGGAGCAGCAGAAGGAAAGCCTTCTCGCCATGTTGGAGGCACTGTGGGCGCGTAGCGTGGAACGCTTCGGCGCGCAGGTCCTGCAGCAGACGCTTCTGCCGCGCCTGCCCGAAACGCTCGGCGGCAACGAACACTGCAATCCAGGTTCTGCCGCGGCGCATCTGCGGGCGATCAACGAAGCCCTGAGGCCGCGCACCGCTGCGGCCGGCGTCGGCCTCGTCGGTCTCGATGTGCGTGCGGCCACGGACGGGCTTGCTGCCTGGTTCAATCCGGCGCTCTGGTTCAAGTCCAAGCAGGAGATCAACCCCGCCGCCGCGCCGATGTTCGGTGAATTGCCGTTGCGCCAGATCGCGGCTCGCAAGGGCAAGGTCGCCAAATGCTGCGTGCTCGATCTCGACAACACGCTCTGGGGTGGGGTCGTCGGCGATCATGGGATAAATGGTATCGTCGTGGGGCAGGGATCGGCGGAAGCGGAGTCGTTCTCGGCCATCCAGGCCTATGCCGCCAGCCTTCGCCGGCGTGGCATCCTCCTTGCTGTCTGCTCGAAGAACGACGAGTCCGTCGCCCGCCGCGCTTTCGAGGAAAACCCCAACATGACGCTCAAGGCTGGTGATTTCGCCGCCTTCGTCGCCAATTGGGAGGACAAGCCGTCCAATCTGCGCCGTATTGCGCGGGAGCTCAATATCGGCCTCGATTCCCTCGTTTTCGTCGATGACAATCCGTTCGAGCGCGACTTGGTCCGCCAGACCCTGCCGATGGTTTTCGTGCCGGAATTGCCCGAGGAGCCGGCGCTGATTCCGGCGGCGCTCTCGGATGCGGGCTGCTTCGAGAGCCTGGCGTTGACGGTCGAGGATTTCGATCGCGCAGGCCTCTATGCGCCGGAACGGCGCATGCCGGACCTCACGGATCCCTCGACGGACCTGCCAGCCTATCTCGCGTCTCTCGGCATGACAATGAAATGGGGGAACGTCGACGACGCCTCGCGCGCCCGCGTCACCCAGCTCATCAACAAGACCAACCAGTTCAACGTCACCACCCGCCGCTATACCGAAGCACAGGTCAAGGCGATGGAAGCCGACGAGACGGGTTTCTGCCTGCATTTCCGGCTTCTCGACAGGTTCGGCGACAACGGCTTGATCGGCGTCGTCATCGGCCGCCTCGGCGCGGCTGCTACCATCGAGATCGACAGCTGGCTGATGAGTTGCCGCGTCCTTGGCAGGCAGGTCGAGGAAGCCATGTTGAACGTCGTCGTCGCCGAGGCTGCTGCCCGCCGTGCGCGAAGAGTCGTCGGCGTCTACCTGCCGACGGAGCGCAACGGCATGGTGGCGGAACTCTATCCGCGGCTCGGTTTCGCCCCGCTTTCGGCCGATGAGACCGGCAGGACATTCGTGCTCGAACTCGATGCCTTCACCCCGCATACACCGCCCATCCAAGCCGAGAGGATCGCATGA